In Tenebrio molitor chromosome 8, icTenMoli1.1, whole genome shotgun sequence, a genomic segment contains:
- the Sec16 gene encoding protein transport protein Sec16B isoform X2, which yields MSWVKKRGQTTPAAPPPQVQMYNPNQHSNQENQWQQQSHDNWYNQAPKEEPKTNYWQQPYQQQQPFNQNAQQYGHYQEYYQNNTAYPPQTYGNLQYNQQYSAQNNVYGAQPPQTEGDGWSSTWGWGDEDNSNIQAPSQNTNVVAESFANDKTWNWSLDEANAKPPPKPVKDENETDPAKVAPSLDRLTGKRNKLETPQWSVESQMSQESSDDILQTSESDKSRMLSRSSTISHSPISGQEPPPGSHLESAPAKEEQVEATGFENKEILSQVGQDASGLSVPPMNSHLDDKSNPYKRNSGLSHKAANKFRSSNVTPPDSRAHNVFPTPFQGQSVNLETLPDNSEQPDPIPVQPARKISSNGSHPWAENNEAPINDRNQYLETAQLSDVDFNQVPESVTQDNDTLPPPGLRRMVPGQTVGGPESIEPPEGLHRMIPGESSSPESSLRQQNAGRGDDSEPEFTDINTQRSATIGADTPPVTASAVVNRSETIGADTSPDPVKPSQGRAKKGRRDSVEGQIQDADLGALVNSVRNLTVGEQLGDEGNGAEGSGRKNSRQESSDSDHEVRPKSPVDRRERRYRDKEERDRNRSRYSPEDYRDKKYDRRRYKDRRYEEDTDYYSDKERERRHRDDREYDRKYSSLRKEKDKDRRRKDDRREYVRDPRKNDYYYGRYEEDYENESRSRASSRSDSMHDSYRDRGHDRDRRDRRHREKDRHRRHRDPFNPYMQAGGFGYDIYSQYYQQYQYYENLRKTNPQAYAQLYRKYYQDASGETPYAGEDRASVHSGRSSANDELAKDRYTRQSYYSQTSLPHLGGYYRGSQTHSISGQYGLDDSSFVRTLDQTDNPLNYEDPHLTAQRLTPAKFATAHVKASISSGKLVKILPNYPLDGQAGTVELCNLESLLHNDEDYQELKRFPGPLIKGTTHKKTIIEYCKNKIRDATDDLDLGDRDSYVLMWELLILLIRQNGMVVGADIAELLLRNRSQEVAQRPPSVVSSVGSNVVEPESVETSNGSTTNLKEEEITNKFREYLLYGSGKEALEWAMKHGLWGHALFLASKLDKRTYANVLMRFANGLTMNDPLQTLYQLLSGRTPAAVTCVADEKWGDWRPHLAMILSNSTQRPELNCKAITILGDTLMGRGSLYAAQFCYLMAEVGFSQYGCAEAKLVLLGSNHNKSFAHFATNEAIHMTEIYEYARSLNDDDFNLVNFQRYKYLLATRLADVGLLEKALSYLEKIANFIVKNPGIAEGGLVSEVALLADRLKYYDPVGDGEEETDFDSSRPDNSWLKDLRRVQNDYTMGLITQQPSMTLTTTTTTHTQEEHVYSQNQDVWQQQQQQQQVYEQYHQQPWSPEQQLEPTPVEYQKQPEQQQQEGYGGTHYQEQQQQQYWPGQQQWSPEQTTTYQEPAEQQYYGAVAHSEPDQVEKQATEDIPQPQISLPNQHDGKVRSDEQNEQPKKDPPAKAAKPAEPSLDKPGGSGWFGGIFSKLSLKPKNQMKLPDDKNPTILWDSEKKRWVNTDEDNADGASDFKPPPKMAEMTPKLQPAPAFNPTPRNVGAEPAQENGNAPKTAQPNIFKLQRNRNLKKSYIDVFNPGAKSGQALPPPGSMGGATGAQQPMNFFVPQPVNDPNAPTDFLTPAPPLLYDENAQMPTQ from the exons ATGTCGTGGGTGAAGAAGCGAGGGCAAACCACCCCAGCCGCGCCGCCTCCGCAAGTACAAATGTACAACCCCAATCAACATTCCAATCAGGAG AACCAGTGGCAACAACAGTCGCACGATAACTGGTACAATCAAGCTCCAAAAGAAGAACCGAAAACAAATTACTGGCAACAGCCctatcaacaacaacaacctttCAATCAAAACGCGCAGCAATACGGCCACTACCAGGAGTACTACCAGAATAACACTGCATACCCGCCACAAACGTATGGCAATTTGCAGTACAATCAACAGTACAGCGCCCAGAACAACGTGTACGGAGCGCAACCCCCGCAAACCGAAGGCGACGGGTGGAGCTCGACTTGGGGCTGGGGCGACGAAGACAACTCCAACATACAAGCCCCCAGCCAAAACACCAACGTGGTGGCCGAGAGTTTCGCCAACGACAAGACTTGGAACTGGAGTTTAGACGAAGCCAACGCGAAACCGCCACCCAAGCCGGTCAAAGACGAAAACGAGACGGACCCGGCGAAAGTGGCGCCCTCGTTAGACCGTCTGACGGGGAAACGCAACAAACTGGAGACGCCCCAGTGGTCGGTGGAGTCTCAGATGTCGCAAGAATCGTCCGACGACATTTTGCAAACTTCCGAAAGCGACAAGAGTCGCATGTTGTCGCGCAGCTCCACAATCAGCCACTCGCCGATTTCGGGACAAGAGCCCCCGCCGGGGAGTCACCTGGAGAGTGCGCCAGCGAAAGAGGAGCAGGTCGAAGCGACCGGTTTCGAAAACAAGGAGATTTTGTCCCAGGTGGGACAAGATGCGAGTGGGTTGAGTGTCCCACCGATGAATAGTCACCTGgatgacaagagtaatccgTACAAGCGAAACAGTGGACTGTCGCACAAAGCAGCCAATAAGTTTAGGAGTAGTAACGTGACTCCGCCCGATAGTAGGGCGCATAACGTGTTTCCTACGCCCTTCCAGGGACAGTCGGTCAATTTAG aaactCTTCCTGATAATTCGGAGCAGCCGGACCCTATTCCGGTGCAGCCCGCGCGCAAAATCAGCAGCAACGGGTCGCACCCATGGGCGGAAAACAACGAAGCGCCCATCAACGACCGGAACCAGTACCTGGAAACGGCCCAGCTGTCGGACGTCGACTTCAACCAAGTCCCGGAGAGCGTCACCCAAGATAACGACACTCTCCCACCTCCGGGTCTGCGGCGGATGGTCCCGGGGCAGACCGTCGGCGGTCCGGAATCGATCGAACCCCCCGAAGGCTTGCACCGGATGATTCCGGGCGAATCGAGCTCCCCGGAGTCGAGCCTCCGCCAGCAGAACGCCGGCAGAGGAGACGACTCCGAACCGGAGTTCACCGATATAAACACTCAGCGGTCGGCGACAATCGGTGCGGACACGCCTCCAGTAACGGCGAGCGCCGTCGTCAACCGATCGGAGACAATCGGCGCCGATACTTCGCCCGATCCGGTAAAGCCCAGTCAAGGACGAGCGAAAAAAGGACGAAGGGATTCGGTGGAAGGGCAGATTCAGGACGCCGATCTCGGTGCGTTAGTGAACTCGGTGCGAAATTTGACGGTGGGAGAGCAACTGGGGGATGAGGGGAACGGCGCGGAGGGTAGCGGGAGGAAGAACAGTAGGCAGGAGAGCTCCGATAGTGATCACGAGGTCAGGCCGAAGTCGCCGGTGGACAGACGGGAGAGGAGGTACAGAGACAAGGAGGAGAGAGACAGGAACAGGAGTCGGTACTCTCCCGAGGACTACAGGGACAAGAAGTACGACAGGAGGAGGTACAAAGACAGGAGATACGAAGAAGATACTGATTATTATAGCGACAAGGAACGGGAGAGGAGGCACAGAGATGATCGGGAGTACGATAGGAAATACAGTAGTTTACGGAAAGAAAAGGACAAGGACAGGAGGAGGAAGGATGATAGGAGGGAGTACGTGAGGGATCCAAGGAAAAATGATTATTACTACGGGAGGTACGAGGAGGACTACGAGAACGAGTCAAGGTCGAGGGCGTCGAGTAGGTCGGATTCGATGCACGATTCGTACCGGGACAGAGGTCACGACAGAGACCGAAGGGACAGGCGCCACAGAGAAAAGGACCGTCACAGGAGGCACAGAGATCCTTTCAATCCTTACATGCAGGCCGGC GGCTTCGGGTACGACATCTACAGTCAGTACTACCAACAGTACCAGTACTACGAAAATCTCCGCAAGACTAACCCGCAAGCCTACGCCCAGCTCTACCGGAAGTACTATCAAGACGCTTCCGGTGAGACTCCCTACGCGGGCGAGGACCGAGCTTCGGTGCACTCCGGTAGAAGTTCCGCCAACGACGAGTTGGCCAAAGACAG GTATACACGTCAGAGCTATTATAGTCAAACGAGTTTGCCCCACTTAGGAGGTTACTACAGAGGATCTCAAACGCATAGTATATCAGGCCAATATGGCCTGGATGACTCTAG TTTCGTTCGCACACTCGATCAGACTGACAACCCGTTGAACTACGAAGATCCACACTTGACGGCTCAGCGTCTGACTCCGGCCAAATTTGCCACGGCGCATGTCAAGGCGTCGATATCGTCGGGCAAGCTCGTCAAGATTCTTCCCAACTATCCTCTGGACGGGCAAGCGGGGACCGTCGAGCTCTGCAACCTGGAGAGTCTCCTGCACAACGACGAGGACTATCAGGAGTTGAAACGGTTCCCGGGACCTCTGATCAAAGGAACCACACACAAGAAAACAATCATTGAATATTGCAAAAACAAGATCAGAGATGCCACCGACGATCTCGATTTGGGGGACAGAGACTCGTACGTGCTCATGTGGGAGCTGTTAATTCTGCTGATAAGACAAAATGGG ATGGTCGTGGGCGCAGATATTGCGGAATTGTTGTTGAGAAATCGGTCGCAAGAGGTCGCCCAACGACCACCATCTGTCGTTTCGAGTGTTGGTAGCAATGTCGTCGAACCGGAGTCCGTCGAAACGAGTAACGGCAGCACTACCAACTTGAAAGAGGAAGAAATCACCAACAAGTTTCGAGAATATTTGCTGTACGGTTCCGGCAAGGAAGCGCTGGAGTGGGCGATGAAACACGGCCTGTGGGGCCACGCCTTGTTCCTGGCCAGCAAACTGGACAAGAGGACGTACGCCAACGTTCTGATGCGCTTCGCCAACGGTCTAACGATGAACGACCCTCTGCAGACTCTGTACCAGTTGCTTTCGGGACGAACCCCGGCCGCAGTCACG TGTGTGGCCGACGAGAAATGGGGCGATTGGCGCCCCCATCTCGCCATGATCCTGTCGAACTCCACGCAACGACCCGAATTGAACTGCAAGGCCATAACTATACTGGGGGACACTCTGATGGGTCGCGGGAGCTTGTACGCTGCTCAATTCTGTTATCTCATGGCGGAAGTCGGGTTCAGCCAATACGGCTGCGCCGAAGCTAAGTTGGTGCTGTTGGGTTCGAATCACAACAAATCTTTCGCGCATTTCGCCACCAACGAGGCAATTCACATGACGGAGATCTACGAATATGCGCGAAGCTTGAACGATGATGATTTCAATCTGGTCAACTTCCAG CGGTACAAATATCTTCTGGCTACTCGGTTGGCCGATGTGGGTCTGCTCGAGAAGGCACTCTCTTATTTGGAGAAAATCGCGAATTTTATCGTGAAGAATCCGGGAATTGCTGAAGGAGGGTTGGTGAGCGAGGTGGCGCTGTTGGCTGATAGGTTAAAATACTACGACCCCGTGGGTGATGGTGAAGAAGAGACCGATTTTGATTCCAGCAGACCGGATAATTCGTGGCTGAAAGATCTCAGACGGGTACAAAACGATTACACG ATGGGTCTGATAACTCAACAACCTAGTATGactttaacaacaacaacaacaactcACACACAAGAGGAACACGTCTACAGTCAGAATCAAGATGTGtggcaacaacaacaacagcaGCAGCAGGTGTACGAGCAATACCACCAACAACCGTGGAGTCCTGAACAGCAACTCGAACCCACACCAGTCGAGTACCAGAAACAACCGGAACAGCAACAACAGGAAG GTTACGGTGGGACTCACTATCAAGAACAACAGCAACAGCAGTACTGGCCAGGACAACAGCAATGGAGTCCAGAGCAGACTACGACTTATCAAGAGCCTGCAGAACAACAATATTATGGTGCTGTTGCTCACTCTGAG CCAGACCAAGTCGAGAAACAAGCCACCGAA GACATCCCTCAGCCCCAAATTTCTTTGCCCAACCAACACGATGGAAAAGTCCGCAGCGACGAGCAAAATGAGCAGCCGAAGAAGGACCCCCCTGCCAAGGCGGCCAAACCGGCGGAGCCCTCTTTGGACAAACCCGGGGGCAGCGGCTGGTTCGGCGGGATCTTCAGCAAGCTCTCCCTCAAGCCCAAAAACCAGATGAAGCTCCCCGACGACAAGAACCCCACG ATTTTGTGGGACTCGGAGAAGAAGCGCTGGGTGAACACCGACGAGGACAACGCAGACGGCGCCAGCGACTTCAAACCGCCACCGAAGATGGCCGAGATGACGCCCAAGCTCCAGCCGGCACCGGCTTTCAACCCCACACCAAGAAATGTCGGGGCGGAGCCAGCGCAAGAGAACGGAAACGCCCCCAAGACCGCCCAACCCAACATATTCAAGCTGCAGAGGAACAGAA ATTTGAAAAAATCGTACATCGACGTGTTCAATCCGGGGGCGAAGAGTGGTCAGGCGCTTCCACCGCCGGGATCGATGGGCGGGGCGACCGGCGCTCAGCAACCAATGAACTTCTTTGTTCCCCAACCGGTCAACGACCCCAACGCGCCTACGGATTTTCTGACGCCAGCGCCCCCGCTGCTCTACGACGAGAATGCGCAG ATGCCAACCCAATGA
- the Sec16 gene encoding protein transport protein Sec16B isoform X1 produces MSWVKKRGQTTPAAPPPQVQMYNPNQHSNQENQWQQQSHDNWYNQAPKEEPKTNYWQQPYQQQQPFNQNAQQYGHYQEYYQNNTAYPPQTYGNLQYNQQYSAQNNVYGAQPPQTEGDGWSSTWGWGDEDNSNIQAPSQNTNVVAESFANDKTWNWSLDEANAKPPPKPVKDENETDPAKVAPSLDRLTGKRNKLETPQWSVESQMSQESSDDILQTSESDKSRMLSRSSTISHSPISGQEPPPGSHLESAPAKEEQVEATGFENKEILSQVGQDASGLSVPPMNSHLDDKSNPYKRNSGLSHKAANKFRSSNVTPPDSRAHNVFPTPFQGQSVNLETLPDNSEQPDPIPVQPARKISSNGSHPWAENNEAPINDRNQYLETAQLSDVDFNQVPESVTQDNDTLPPPGLRRMVPGQTVGGPESIEPPEGLHRMIPGESSSPESSLRQQNAGRGDDSEPEFTDINTQRSATIGADTPPVTASAVVNRSETIGADTSPDPVKPSQGRAKKGRRDSVEGQIQDADLGALVNSVRNLTVGEQLGDEGNGAEGSGRKNSRQESSDSDHEVRPKSPVDRRERRYRDKEERDRNRSRYSPEDYRDKKYDRRRYKDRRYEEDTDYYSDKERERRHRDDREYDRKYSSLRKEKDKDRRRKDDRREYVRDPRKNDYYYGRYEEDYENESRSRASSRSDSMHDSYRDRGHDRDRRDRRHREKDRHRRHRDPFNPYMQAGGFGYDIYSQYYQQYQYYENLRKTNPQAYAQLYRKYYQDASGETPYAGEDRASVHSGRSSANDELAKDRYTRQSYYSQTSLPHLGGYYRGSQTHSISGQYGLDDSSFVRTLDQTDNPLNYEDPHLTAQRLTPAKFATAHVKASISSGKLVKILPNYPLDGQAGTVELCNLESLLHNDEDYQELKRFPGPLIKGTTHKKTIIEYCKNKIRDATDDLDLGDRDSYVLMWELLILLIRQNGMVVGADIAELLLRNRSQEVAQRPPSVVSSVGSNVVEPESVETSNGSTTNLKEEEITNKFREYLLYGSGKEALEWAMKHGLWGHALFLASKLDKRTYANVLMRFANGLTMNDPLQTLYQLLSGRTPAAVTCVADEKWGDWRPHLAMILSNSTQRPELNCKAITILGDTLMGRGSLYAAQFCYLMAEVGFSQYGCAEAKLVLLGSNHNKSFAHFATNEAIHMTEIYEYARSLNDDDFNLVNFQRYKYLLATRLADVGLLEKALSYLEKIANFIVKNPGIAEGGLVSEVALLADRLKYYDPVGDGEEETDFDSSRPDNSWLKDLRRVQNDYTMGLITQQPSMTLTTTTTTHTQEEHVYSQNQDVWQQQQQQQQVYEQYHQQPWSPEQQLEPTPVEYQKQPEQQQQEGYGGTHYQEQQQQQYWPGQQQWSPEQTTTYQEPAEQQYYGAVAHSEPDQVEKQATEDIPQPQISLPNQHDGKVRSDEQNEQPKKDPPAKAAKPAEPSLDKPGGSGWFGGIFSKLSLKPKNQMKLPDDKNPTILWDSEKKRWVNTDEDNADGASDFKPPPKMAEMTPKLQPAPAFNPTPRNVGAEPAQENGNAPKTAQPNIFKLQRNRNLKKSYIDVFNPGAKSGQALPPPGSMGGATGAQQPMNFFVPQPVNDPNAPTDFLTPAPPLLYDENAQRGRFNKT; encoded by the exons ATGTCGTGGGTGAAGAAGCGAGGGCAAACCACCCCAGCCGCGCCGCCTCCGCAAGTACAAATGTACAACCCCAATCAACATTCCAATCAGGAG AACCAGTGGCAACAACAGTCGCACGATAACTGGTACAATCAAGCTCCAAAAGAAGAACCGAAAACAAATTACTGGCAACAGCCctatcaacaacaacaacctttCAATCAAAACGCGCAGCAATACGGCCACTACCAGGAGTACTACCAGAATAACACTGCATACCCGCCACAAACGTATGGCAATTTGCAGTACAATCAACAGTACAGCGCCCAGAACAACGTGTACGGAGCGCAACCCCCGCAAACCGAAGGCGACGGGTGGAGCTCGACTTGGGGCTGGGGCGACGAAGACAACTCCAACATACAAGCCCCCAGCCAAAACACCAACGTGGTGGCCGAGAGTTTCGCCAACGACAAGACTTGGAACTGGAGTTTAGACGAAGCCAACGCGAAACCGCCACCCAAGCCGGTCAAAGACGAAAACGAGACGGACCCGGCGAAAGTGGCGCCCTCGTTAGACCGTCTGACGGGGAAACGCAACAAACTGGAGACGCCCCAGTGGTCGGTGGAGTCTCAGATGTCGCAAGAATCGTCCGACGACATTTTGCAAACTTCCGAAAGCGACAAGAGTCGCATGTTGTCGCGCAGCTCCACAATCAGCCACTCGCCGATTTCGGGACAAGAGCCCCCGCCGGGGAGTCACCTGGAGAGTGCGCCAGCGAAAGAGGAGCAGGTCGAAGCGACCGGTTTCGAAAACAAGGAGATTTTGTCCCAGGTGGGACAAGATGCGAGTGGGTTGAGTGTCCCACCGATGAATAGTCACCTGgatgacaagagtaatccgTACAAGCGAAACAGTGGACTGTCGCACAAAGCAGCCAATAAGTTTAGGAGTAGTAACGTGACTCCGCCCGATAGTAGGGCGCATAACGTGTTTCCTACGCCCTTCCAGGGACAGTCGGTCAATTTAG aaactCTTCCTGATAATTCGGAGCAGCCGGACCCTATTCCGGTGCAGCCCGCGCGCAAAATCAGCAGCAACGGGTCGCACCCATGGGCGGAAAACAACGAAGCGCCCATCAACGACCGGAACCAGTACCTGGAAACGGCCCAGCTGTCGGACGTCGACTTCAACCAAGTCCCGGAGAGCGTCACCCAAGATAACGACACTCTCCCACCTCCGGGTCTGCGGCGGATGGTCCCGGGGCAGACCGTCGGCGGTCCGGAATCGATCGAACCCCCCGAAGGCTTGCACCGGATGATTCCGGGCGAATCGAGCTCCCCGGAGTCGAGCCTCCGCCAGCAGAACGCCGGCAGAGGAGACGACTCCGAACCGGAGTTCACCGATATAAACACTCAGCGGTCGGCGACAATCGGTGCGGACACGCCTCCAGTAACGGCGAGCGCCGTCGTCAACCGATCGGAGACAATCGGCGCCGATACTTCGCCCGATCCGGTAAAGCCCAGTCAAGGACGAGCGAAAAAAGGACGAAGGGATTCGGTGGAAGGGCAGATTCAGGACGCCGATCTCGGTGCGTTAGTGAACTCGGTGCGAAATTTGACGGTGGGAGAGCAACTGGGGGATGAGGGGAACGGCGCGGAGGGTAGCGGGAGGAAGAACAGTAGGCAGGAGAGCTCCGATAGTGATCACGAGGTCAGGCCGAAGTCGCCGGTGGACAGACGGGAGAGGAGGTACAGAGACAAGGAGGAGAGAGACAGGAACAGGAGTCGGTACTCTCCCGAGGACTACAGGGACAAGAAGTACGACAGGAGGAGGTACAAAGACAGGAGATACGAAGAAGATACTGATTATTATAGCGACAAGGAACGGGAGAGGAGGCACAGAGATGATCGGGAGTACGATAGGAAATACAGTAGTTTACGGAAAGAAAAGGACAAGGACAGGAGGAGGAAGGATGATAGGAGGGAGTACGTGAGGGATCCAAGGAAAAATGATTATTACTACGGGAGGTACGAGGAGGACTACGAGAACGAGTCAAGGTCGAGGGCGTCGAGTAGGTCGGATTCGATGCACGATTCGTACCGGGACAGAGGTCACGACAGAGACCGAAGGGACAGGCGCCACAGAGAAAAGGACCGTCACAGGAGGCACAGAGATCCTTTCAATCCTTACATGCAGGCCGGC GGCTTCGGGTACGACATCTACAGTCAGTACTACCAACAGTACCAGTACTACGAAAATCTCCGCAAGACTAACCCGCAAGCCTACGCCCAGCTCTACCGGAAGTACTATCAAGACGCTTCCGGTGAGACTCCCTACGCGGGCGAGGACCGAGCTTCGGTGCACTCCGGTAGAAGTTCCGCCAACGACGAGTTGGCCAAAGACAG GTATACACGTCAGAGCTATTATAGTCAAACGAGTTTGCCCCACTTAGGAGGTTACTACAGAGGATCTCAAACGCATAGTATATCAGGCCAATATGGCCTGGATGACTCTAG TTTCGTTCGCACACTCGATCAGACTGACAACCCGTTGAACTACGAAGATCCACACTTGACGGCTCAGCGTCTGACTCCGGCCAAATTTGCCACGGCGCATGTCAAGGCGTCGATATCGTCGGGCAAGCTCGTCAAGATTCTTCCCAACTATCCTCTGGACGGGCAAGCGGGGACCGTCGAGCTCTGCAACCTGGAGAGTCTCCTGCACAACGACGAGGACTATCAGGAGTTGAAACGGTTCCCGGGACCTCTGATCAAAGGAACCACACACAAGAAAACAATCATTGAATATTGCAAAAACAAGATCAGAGATGCCACCGACGATCTCGATTTGGGGGACAGAGACTCGTACGTGCTCATGTGGGAGCTGTTAATTCTGCTGATAAGACAAAATGGG ATGGTCGTGGGCGCAGATATTGCGGAATTGTTGTTGAGAAATCGGTCGCAAGAGGTCGCCCAACGACCACCATCTGTCGTTTCGAGTGTTGGTAGCAATGTCGTCGAACCGGAGTCCGTCGAAACGAGTAACGGCAGCACTACCAACTTGAAAGAGGAAGAAATCACCAACAAGTTTCGAGAATATTTGCTGTACGGTTCCGGCAAGGAAGCGCTGGAGTGGGCGATGAAACACGGCCTGTGGGGCCACGCCTTGTTCCTGGCCAGCAAACTGGACAAGAGGACGTACGCCAACGTTCTGATGCGCTTCGCCAACGGTCTAACGATGAACGACCCTCTGCAGACTCTGTACCAGTTGCTTTCGGGACGAACCCCGGCCGCAGTCACG TGTGTGGCCGACGAGAAATGGGGCGATTGGCGCCCCCATCTCGCCATGATCCTGTCGAACTCCACGCAACGACCCGAATTGAACTGCAAGGCCATAACTATACTGGGGGACACTCTGATGGGTCGCGGGAGCTTGTACGCTGCTCAATTCTGTTATCTCATGGCGGAAGTCGGGTTCAGCCAATACGGCTGCGCCGAAGCTAAGTTGGTGCTGTTGGGTTCGAATCACAACAAATCTTTCGCGCATTTCGCCACCAACGAGGCAATTCACATGACGGAGATCTACGAATATGCGCGAAGCTTGAACGATGATGATTTCAATCTGGTCAACTTCCAG CGGTACAAATATCTTCTGGCTACTCGGTTGGCCGATGTGGGTCTGCTCGAGAAGGCACTCTCTTATTTGGAGAAAATCGCGAATTTTATCGTGAAGAATCCGGGAATTGCTGAAGGAGGGTTGGTGAGCGAGGTGGCGCTGTTGGCTGATAGGTTAAAATACTACGACCCCGTGGGTGATGGTGAAGAAGAGACCGATTTTGATTCCAGCAGACCGGATAATTCGTGGCTGAAAGATCTCAGACGGGTACAAAACGATTACACG ATGGGTCTGATAACTCAACAACCTAGTATGactttaacaacaacaacaacaactcACACACAAGAGGAACACGTCTACAGTCAGAATCAAGATGTGtggcaacaacaacaacagcaGCAGCAGGTGTACGAGCAATACCACCAACAACCGTGGAGTCCTGAACAGCAACTCGAACCCACACCAGTCGAGTACCAGAAACAACCGGAACAGCAACAACAGGAAG GTTACGGTGGGACTCACTATCAAGAACAACAGCAACAGCAGTACTGGCCAGGACAACAGCAATGGAGTCCAGAGCAGACTACGACTTATCAAGAGCCTGCAGAACAACAATATTATGGTGCTGTTGCTCACTCTGAG CCAGACCAAGTCGAGAAACAAGCCACCGAA GACATCCCTCAGCCCCAAATTTCTTTGCCCAACCAACACGATGGAAAAGTCCGCAGCGACGAGCAAAATGAGCAGCCGAAGAAGGACCCCCCTGCCAAGGCGGCCAAACCGGCGGAGCCCTCTTTGGACAAACCCGGGGGCAGCGGCTGGTTCGGCGGGATCTTCAGCAAGCTCTCCCTCAAGCCCAAAAACCAGATGAAGCTCCCCGACGACAAGAACCCCACG ATTTTGTGGGACTCGGAGAAGAAGCGCTGGGTGAACACCGACGAGGACAACGCAGACGGCGCCAGCGACTTCAAACCGCCACCGAAGATGGCCGAGATGACGCCCAAGCTCCAGCCGGCACCGGCTTTCAACCCCACACCAAGAAATGTCGGGGCGGAGCCAGCGCAAGAGAACGGAAACGCCCCCAAGACCGCCCAACCCAACATATTCAAGCTGCAGAGGAACAGAA ATTTGAAAAAATCGTACATCGACGTGTTCAATCCGGGGGCGAAGAGTGGTCAGGCGCTTCCACCGCCGGGATCGATGGGCGGGGCGACCGGCGCTCAGCAACCAATGAACTTCTTTGTTCCCCAACCGGTCAACGACCCCAACGCGCCTACGGATTTTCTGACGCCAGCGCCCCCGCTGCTCTACGACGAGAATGCGCAG AGGGGGAgatttaacaaaacttga